The Microbacterium horticulturae genome has a window encoding:
- a CDS encoding TlyA family RNA methyltransferase produces the protein MTQRLDRALAARGLARSRTHAQTLIAQGAVKVDGCAAHKPSTPVGDEVELTVAAPDHYVSRAAHKLIAGLDAFAVKTSGRVALDMGASTGGFTQVLRERGASPVIAVDVGHDQLVAEIAADREVIAVEGFNVRYMTRATLSEAAGIAAQPGLVTGDLSFISLRHVLPAVRDVATDDADVVLLIKPQFEVGRTAVKGGLVSNPIARADAIAQVLWSAWDAGLVTHGLIASPILGTHGNREYVVHLRPGSGADPSEWRNTVDELTGGS, from the coding sequence ATGACGCAGCGTCTCGATCGGGCCCTTGCCGCGCGCGGCCTCGCGCGCTCGCGCACGCACGCACAGACCCTCATCGCGCAGGGCGCCGTGAAGGTCGACGGCTGTGCCGCGCACAAGCCGTCGACGCCGGTCGGCGATGAGGTGGAACTCACCGTTGCCGCACCCGACCATTACGTGAGCCGCGCAGCCCACAAGCTGATCGCCGGACTCGACGCGTTCGCGGTGAAGACTTCCGGACGCGTCGCCCTCGACATGGGCGCCTCGACGGGCGGCTTCACGCAGGTGCTGCGCGAGCGCGGCGCAAGCCCCGTGATCGCCGTCGATGTCGGCCACGATCAGCTCGTGGCCGAGATCGCCGCCGATCGCGAGGTCATCGCCGTCGAGGGATTCAACGTGCGGTACATGACGCGCGCGACGCTGAGCGAGGCCGCGGGCATCGCGGCACAGCCCGGGCTGGTGACCGGCGATCTCTCGTTCATCTCGTTGCGGCATGTCCTGCCGGCGGTGCGCGACGTCGCCACCGACGACGCCGACGTCGTGCTGCTCATCAAGCCACAGTTCGAAGTCGGGCGCACGGCTGTCAAAGGCGGCCTCGTGAGCAATCCGATCGCGCGCGCTGATGCCATCGCCCAGGTGCTGTGGTCGGCATGGGATGCGGGCCTGGTCACGCACGGTCTCATTGCGTCGCCGATCCTGGGGACGCACGGGAACCGCGAATACGTGGTGCATCTCCGTCCGGGATCGGGTGCCGATCCGTCAGAATGGAGGAACACCGTGGACGAACTGACAGGGGGCTCATGA